The following are encoded together in the Natator depressus isolate rNatDep1 chromosome 10, rNatDep2.hap1, whole genome shotgun sequence genome:
- the TNFAIP8L3 gene encoding tumor necrosis factor alpha-induced protein 8-like protein 3: protein MDSDSAELSEGELLAPAGLDCFSSKNLALQAQKKLLSKMATKTMANMLIDDTSSEIFDELYKVTREHTRNKKEAHKIMKDLIKVAIKIGILYRNNQFNQEELEIVDKFRKKLNQTAMTIVSFYEVEYTFDRNVLSELLNECKDLVHELVERHLTPRSHGRINHVFNHFADVEFLTALYSLDGDCRPYLKKICDGINKLLDEKVL, encoded by the coding sequence GTCTCGATTGTTTCAGTTCAAAGAACCTTGCGCTGCAAGCACAGAAAAAGCTCCTGAGTAAAATGGCTACCAAAACTATGGCTAACATGCTCATCGACGACACAAGCAGCGAAATATTTGATGAGCTATATAAAGTCACTAGAGAACATACAAGGAACAAGAAGGAAGCTCACAAAATTATGAAGGACTTGATTAAAGTGGCAATAAAAATTGGGATCCTCTACCGAAACAATCAGTTCAACCAAGAAGAGCTGGAAATCgtagacaaattcagaaagaAGCTGAATCAGACAGCCATGACAATTGTCAGTTTTTACGAGGTAGAATACACCTTTGATAGAAATGTTCTCTCAGAACTCCTGAATGAATGTAAAGACCTGGTACATGAACTGGTAGAGCGACATCTGACACCCAGGTCCCACGGGCGTATCAACCATGTCTTCAATCACTTTGCAGATGTGGAATTCCTCACTGCCTTGTATAGCCTTGATGGGGATTGCCGACCATACCTCAAAAAGATCTGTGATGGAATCAACAAACTACTTGATGAGAAAGTCCTTTGA